A genome region from Sardina pilchardus chromosome 22, fSarPil1.1, whole genome shotgun sequence includes the following:
- the papss2b gene encoding bifunctional 3'-phosphoadenosine 5'-phosphosulfate synthase 2b: MCYVSKKNSEICPDYKSWSSPLDCLPTGLVYTPSENIVCRKTHHINLDNMSGTKKQRTDLQRATNVVYQAHHVSRSKRGQVVGTRGGFRGCTVWLTGLSGAGKTTIGFALEEYLVSHAIPCYSLDGDNIRQGLNRNLGFTSEHREENIRRIAEVAKLFADAGLVCITSFISPFTKDRDEARKIHAAAGLPFYEVFVNAPLEVCESRDVKGLYKKARAGEIKGFTGIDSDYERPEAPELVLKTGELTVNECIDQVVELLKIHDIVPSGVTEEVNELFVEENKLDLALSDANILPIVNITKLDLQWVQVLAEGWATPLKGFMREREFLQVLHFSTLLDGGTINLSVPIVLPVSTEDKERLDGCAAFALQFRGRRVAILRNPEFYVHRKEERCARQWGTTCPQHPYIKMVMESGDWLAGGELEVLERIKWDDGLDQYRLTPRELRQRFKDMKADAIFAFQLRNPVHNGHALLMQDTKRRLLARGYKNPVLLLHPLGGWTKEDDVPLDWRMKQHAAVLEEGVLDPAHTIVAIFPSPMMYAGPTEVQWHCRARMIAGANFYIVGRDPAGMPHPETKQDMYEPTHGGKVLTMAPGLTSVEIIPFRVAAYNKVKKAMDFYDKERNDEFEFISGTKMRRLARSGENPPDGFMAPKAWKVLTEYYGSLQKDQ; encoded by the exons GACCTCCAGAGGGCCACCAACGTGGTGTATCAGGCCCACCATGTCAGCAGGAGCAAGAGAGGCCAGGTGGTGGGCACCAGAGGAGGCTTTCGAGGATGCACAGTGTGGCTAACAG GGTTGTCGGGAGCTGGTAAAACTACCATCGGCTTTGCTCTGGAGGAGTACTTGGTATCCCACGCCATCCCCTGCTACTCTCTGGACGGGGACAACATCCGACAAGGGCTGAACAGGAACCTTGGCTTCACCTCTGAGCATCGCGAGGAGAACATCCGGCGTATCGCTGAAGTGGCCAAACTGTTTGCCGACGCAGGCTTGGTCTGCATCACCAGTTTCATCTCACCCTTCACTAAG GACAGGGACGAGGCCAGGAAAATCCACGCAGCCGCTGGGCTGCCCTTCTACGAGGTGTTTGTGAACGCCCCACTGGAGGTGTGTGAGAGCCGAGACGTCAAGGGGCTCTACAAGAAGGCCAGAGCTGGCGAGATCAAAG GTTTCACAGGTATCGACTCGGACTACGAGAGACCTGAAGCCCCAGAGCTGGTGCTGAAGACTGGGGAGCTGACCGTCAACGAGTGCATTGACCAGGTGGTGGAGCTGCTCAAGATTCAT GACATTGTGCCCTCGGGCGTAACGGAAGAAGTGAATGAGCTCTTCGTGGAGGAGAACAAGTTGGACCTGGCTCTGAGTGATGCCAATATATTGCCCATTGTGAACATCACCAAG CTTGACCTCCAGTGGGTGCAGGTTCTGGCCGAGGGCTGGGCCACCCCTCTCAAGGGcttcatgagagagagggagttccTTCAGGTCCTCCACTTCAGCACTCTCCTGGACG GTGGGACGATCAACCTGTCCGTGCCCATCGTCCTGCCTGTGTCCACGGAGGACAAGGAGAGGCTGGACGGCTGCGCCGCCTTCGCCCTGCAGTTCAGAGGTCGCCGAGTCGCCATCCTCCGCAACCCCGAGTTCTACGTGCATCGGAAGGAGGAGCGTTGTGCCAGACAGTGGGGCACCACTTGCCCCCAGCACCCCTACATCAAG ATGGTGATGGAGAGCGGTGATTGGCTTGCTGGCGGTGAACTGGAGGTGCTGGAGCGAATCAAATGGGACGATGGGCTGGACCAGTACCGCCTTACTCCAAGAGAACTGAGACAAAGGTTCAAGGATATGAAAGCAG ACGCCATCTTTGCCTTCCAGCTGCGCAACCCGGTCCACAACGGGCACGCCTTGCTGATGCAGGACACCAAACGCCGTCTCCTGGCGCGCGGGTACAAGAACCCGGTCCTGCTCCTTCACCCGCTGGGCGGCTGGACCAAGGAGGACGACGTGCCGCTGGACTGGCGCATGAAGCAGCACGCCGCCGTGCTGGAGGAGGGGGTGCTGGACCCGGCCCACACCATCGTGGCCATCTTCCCATCGCCCATGATGTATGCTGGACCTACAGAG GTGCAATGGCATTGCAGGGCCCGCATGATCGCCGGTGCCAACTTCTACATCGTGGGCCGCGACCCCGCTGGCATGCCTCACCCCGAGACCAAGCAGGACATGTACGAGCCCACTCACGGGGGCAAGGTGCTCACCATGGCGCCAGGTCTGACCTCTGTCGAGATCATTCCCTTCCGTGTGGCCGCGTACAACAAGGTCAAGAAGGCCATGGACTTCTATGATAAAGAACG AAATGACGAGTTTGAGTTCATTTCGGGGACCAAGATGAGGAGGCTGGCCAGGAGCGGAGAGAACCCACCCGACGGTTTCATGGCTCCCAAAGCCTGGAAGGTTCTCACCGAATACTACGGTTCTCTGCAGAAAGACCAGTGA
- the atad1b gene encoding outer mitochondrial transmembrane helix translocase, which yields MVLKEIPTDNIARPLGRNEVIGLLFRLTIFGAVTYFTIKWMVDAIDPTRKQKVEAQKQAEKLMRQIGVQNVKLSEYEMSIAAHLVDPLSMQITWSDIAGLDEVITELKDTVILPIQKRHLFEGSRLLQPPKGVLLYGPPGCGKTLIAKATAKEAGFRFINLQPSTLTDKWYGESQKLAAAVFTLAIKLQPSIIFIDEIDSFLRSRSSSDHEATAMMKAQFMSLWDGLDTDFNCQVIIMGATNRPQDLDSAILRRMPTRFHINLPNVRQRESILKLILENENVEQIVDLGEIARETDNFSGSDLREMCRDAALLCVRDCVRNSTASTGESSLEEDFMRPIQQQDLLKAVKKMKKSKTAGGQTVLLHAALD from the exons ATGGTTCTGAAGGAGATTCCAACAGATAACATTGCCAGACCCTTGGGTCGCAATGAAGTAATTGGCTTACTTTTCCGCCTGACCATCTTTGGTGCAGTCACTTACTTTACCATCAAATGGATGGTGGATGCCATTGACCCAACCAGAAAACAGAAGGTTGAAGCACAAAAACAG GCAGAGAAACTGATGCGACAGATAGGTGTTCAGAACGTGAAACTCTCTGAATATGAGATGAGCATTGCTGCCCACCTGGTGGATCCTCTCAGTATGCAA ATCACATGGAGCGACATTGCGGGTCTTGATGAGGTGATCACAGAACTGAAGGACACAGTCATACTGCCTATCCAGAAGAGGCACTTGTTTGAAGGCTCCCGCCTCCTTCAGCCTCCGAAAG GTGTGCTTCTTTACGGCCCCCCTGGCTGTGGTAAGACTCTGATAGCCAAGGCCACCGCCAAGGAGGCTGGGTTCCGCTTCATCAACTTGCAGCCGTCCACGCTGACGGACAAGTGGTATGGAGAGTCCCAGAAGCTGGCTGCTGCCGTCTTCACCCTGGCCATCAAGCTCCAGCCCTCCATCATCTTCATCGACGAGATCG ACTCGTTCCTCAGGAGCCGTTCCAGCTCGGACCATGAGGCCACAGCCATGATGAAGGCTCAGTTCATGAGCCTGTGGGACGGCCTGGACACAGACTTCAACTGCCAG GTCATTATCATGGGAGCCACCAACAGGCCCCAGGATCTGGACTCGGCCATTTTGAGGAGGATGCCCACTCGCTTCCACATAAACCTACCT AATGTCAGACAAAGAGAATCAATCTTGAAGCTTATCCTGGAAAATGAGAAC GTGGAACAGATCGTAGACCTGGGTGAAATTGCCCGGGAAACTGACAACTTTTCAGGAAGTGACCTCAGGGAGATGTGTCGGGATGCCGCGCTACTTTGCGTACGAGACTGCGTGCGCAACAGCACAGCGAGCACCGGCGAAAG tAGTCTAGAGGAGGACTTCATGCGTCCCATCCAGCAGCAGGATCTGCTGAAGGCCGtcaagaagatgaagaagtccAAGACAGCCGGGGGACAGACCGTCCTCCTGCACGCCGCACTGGACTAA